The following are encoded in a window of Roseimaritima ulvae genomic DNA:
- a CDS encoding sulfatase-like hydrolase/transferase, with protein MMLKNLCGLLVCTCLLTTAVTAERPPNVVLIMADDVSWECFGCYGAEDYQTPQIDALAAKGVQFNHCYSTPICTPSRVKLMTGQYSFRNYTHFGYLNPRDKTFAQLMRSAGYKTAVAGKWQLNGLYHGAAGSQDVNRPQQAGFDEHCLWQLTKTVADPDGGERFWSPVLEQNGKLLSKQDNHQQYGPDIMSDFLCDFIRRHQDEPFFVYYPTVLVHNPFVPTPDSIGDASRDHKANRAPKGSAKRKANFVAMVQYLDKIVGKMVAQVEQVGQLENTIFLFTADNGTNRNITSNWNAMSIRGGKATTTDMGTHVPLVAYWKGHTPVGVQCDDLIDFTDFYPTLAAAAGVRLGSDDPADGRSFLPQLQGLTGQPRPWVLCHYQPYWGKFSGRQFVRDQSYKLYRDGGFFQVPEDLREQHDLAAGQRDADAEAAHQRLSQTLQNAPPAPPVLGGRNATERPTYPDWQLLRDPND; from the coding sequence ATGATGTTGAAGAATCTGTGTGGCTTATTGGTTTGTACCTGCCTGCTCACAACGGCCGTGACTGCGGAGCGTCCGCCGAACGTGGTGTTGATCATGGCGGACGATGTCAGTTGGGAGTGTTTCGGCTGCTACGGCGCCGAGGATTACCAGACGCCTCAAATCGACGCCCTGGCCGCCAAGGGCGTGCAGTTCAACCATTGCTACTCCACGCCGATCTGTACGCCGTCACGCGTCAAGTTGATGACCGGCCAATACAGCTTTCGCAACTACACGCACTTTGGGTACCTGAATCCTCGTGACAAGACCTTCGCACAGTTGATGCGCTCGGCCGGATACAAAACCGCGGTGGCCGGCAAGTGGCAGCTGAACGGTTTGTACCACGGCGCGGCGGGCAGCCAGGACGTGAACCGTCCGCAGCAAGCCGGTTTCGACGAACATTGTTTGTGGCAACTCACGAAAACGGTGGCGGACCCCGATGGCGGAGAACGCTTTTGGAGTCCGGTGCTGGAACAAAACGGCAAGCTTCTGTCCAAGCAGGACAACCACCAACAATACGGTCCCGACATCATGTCGGACTTTTTGTGCGACTTCATCCGACGCCATCAGGACGAACCGTTTTTTGTTTATTACCCCACAGTGCTGGTGCACAACCCATTCGTGCCGACGCCCGATTCGATCGGTGACGCGTCGCGAGACCATAAAGCAAACCGAGCGCCCAAAGGTTCGGCTAAACGCAAAGCCAACTTCGTTGCCATGGTTCAGTATTTGGACAAAATTGTCGGCAAGATGGTCGCTCAGGTGGAACAGGTTGGCCAGCTGGAAAACACCATCTTTCTGTTTACGGCCGACAATGGGACCAACCGCAACATTACGTCCAACTGGAACGCGATGTCGATTCGAGGCGGCAAAGCTACGACCACCGACATGGGCACCCATGTGCCGTTGGTGGCGTACTGGAAAGGGCACACGCCGGTGGGAGTCCAATGCGACGACCTGATCGACTTTACCGACTTCTATCCGACTCTGGCGGCGGCCGCTGGCGTGCGTTTAGGCTCGGACGACCCGGCGGATGGCCGCAGTTTTCTTCCGCAGCTGCAAGGCTTAACGGGGCAACCGCGCCCCTGGGTGCTGTGTCACTACCAACCCTACTGGGGAAAATTTAGCGGTCGACAGTTTGTGCGTGATCAGTCTTACAAGCTGTATCGCGACGGCGGCTTCTTTCAAGTGCCTGAGGATCTGCGGGAACAGCACGACCTGGCGGCCGGCCAGCGTGATGCCGACGCCGAAGCCGCCCATCAGCGGCTAAGTCAGACGCTGCAAAACGCTCCGCCTGCGCCGCCTGTCCTGGGTGGTCGCAATGCGACCGAGCGGCCGACGTATCCGGACTGGCAGCTGCTGCGAGATCCCAACGATTAA
- a CDS encoding GAP1-N2 domain-containing protein translates to MNTLTVEQAVFASSDRGRLKGYQLVARSSGIDAALGQELCRWAPTKFPSHDSEQWTLNYYPINQDRVAVTRTVLGGPEYSGRGGTQVVTLILVLDKPTFVAYGCNPIHVAKHALAMGALSLPLELVHDALPPATLPSEPIVEAPQWRLGDGASAPICESLCAQIIHLVNQSQRIAVVGLQNPIDALSHLLPMLSPEQRWNLSFTTGLAPTAVRPFQLHCLTTADAARQRTLDAQDIVRVDATAVGTTSAASTLDLSGRT, encoded by the coding sequence ATGAACACGCTCACAGTCGAACAGGCCGTTTTCGCATCGTCGGATCGCGGACGTTTGAAAGGGTATCAGTTGGTCGCCCGTAGTTCAGGTATTGATGCGGCCCTGGGACAGGAGCTTTGTCGATGGGCGCCGACGAAATTTCCCAGTCACGATTCCGAGCAGTGGACGCTGAATTACTACCCCATCAACCAGGACCGCGTGGCCGTGACCCGCACCGTGCTGGGCGGACCGGAGTACAGCGGCCGCGGTGGTACGCAGGTCGTCACGCTTATCTTAGTCTTGGATAAACCAACCTTTGTGGCTTATGGCTGCAATCCCATTCACGTTGCCAAACACGCGTTGGCAATGGGGGCGTTAAGCCTACCGCTGGAGCTCGTCCATGACGCACTGCCACCGGCGACGCTGCCTAGCGAACCGATTGTGGAAGCTCCGCAGTGGCGGTTGGGAGACGGCGCATCGGCACCCATTTGTGAGTCCTTATGCGCTCAGATCATCCACCTGGTCAATCAATCCCAGCGAATCGCCGTGGTGGGATTGCAGAATCCGATCGACGCCCTCTCACACCTGCTGCCGATGCTGTCTCCCGAGCAGCGGTGGAACCTGAGCTTTACCACGGGACTGGCACCTACCGCCGTGAGACCATTCCAGTTGCATTGTTTGACCACTGCCGACGCGGCAAGACAACGGACGCTTGACGCGCAGGATATTGTCCGCGTGGATGCGACGGCCGTGGGAACGACCAGTGCTGCGTCGACATTGGATCTGAGTGGCCGGACGTAG
- a CDS encoding TRAFAC clade GTPase domain-containing protein — protein sequence MITTPHQLLSSGRPALAINCACCEQRLPEGQEFCSECQTPAVLSQTVATRSGEKNFVSVLGASNAGKTVYLGLLLDILSNGSEEFRGTTTSAFSIDLQEQVISALEKRTFPEKTPSEADSWKWMHCQISMAEKKARRYVDLISPDFAGEAIAMEVNHAGMYPAISHVVSKSSGLLILCDSMRVRDEGSGEDIFALKLASYIAAQHGLSGNGRGRRSASSSPAVAIVFTKCDGCSEAIGDPALFASHNTPRLFEFCKRTFSRHAFFAASVAGRSGMLSDSSGRGMRFPFHIQPQGVIEPLRWLVGK from the coding sequence ATGATTACCACTCCCCATCAGCTGCTTTCCTCCGGTCGTCCTGCGTTGGCCATCAACTGCGCTTGTTGCGAGCAGCGGTTGCCCGAAGGCCAGGAATTCTGCTCGGAATGTCAAACACCGGCGGTGCTATCCCAAACCGTCGCGACCCGATCCGGCGAGAAAAATTTCGTCTCGGTACTGGGAGCCAGCAACGCCGGAAAAACGGTTTACTTGGGCCTGTTGCTAGACATTCTTAGCAACGGTTCGGAAGAATTTCGAGGCACCACAACCAGCGCGTTTTCGATCGACTTGCAAGAGCAGGTGATCAGCGCCTTGGAAAAACGCACCTTTCCGGAAAAAACGCCATCGGAGGCGGATAGTTGGAAGTGGATGCATTGCCAGATCTCCATGGCGGAAAAGAAGGCTCGCCGCTACGTCGATTTGATCTCGCCCGATTTTGCCGGCGAAGCAATTGCGATGGAGGTGAATCACGCGGGAATGTATCCGGCCATCAGTCATGTGGTCAGCAAATCCAGCGGCTTACTGATCCTCTGCGACAGTATGCGGGTTCGCGACGAAGGCTCGGGCGAGGACATCTTTGCCCTGAAGTTGGCTTCCTACATCGCTGCCCAGCACGGATTGTCGGGAAACGGTCGGGGCAGACGCAGCGCCTCGTCCAGTCCCGCAGTGGCGATCGTATTCACCAAATGTGATGGCTGTTCAGAAGCCATCGGCGATCCCGCTTTGTTCGCCTCGCACAATACACCGCGACTTTTCGAGTTCTGTAAACGCACGTTCTCTCGACACGCATTTTTTGCAGCCAGTGTGGCTGGGCGGTCGGGAATGCTTTCCGATTCCAGCGGACGCGGCATGCGATTCCCGTTCCATATTCAACCACAGGGCGTGATCGAACCCTTGCGTTGGCTGGTCGGCAAATAG
- a CDS encoding formylglycine-generating enzyme family protein codes for MTITTLIADAVGLRKYRRPVALENANSFPDVSAAPLDSRRLIRDRRYCCVLSGQDDLPFDEVSLGCAWKALEHEMALVPGGTVFLHSDTAVATPYGLELVPNELQPVGVESLYIDRHCVTNADYARFVEAGGYSNPMHWPVEVLPNVLQFTDRSGHPGPAGWLNGKPATDRLNHPVVGISWYEANAYANWVGKRLPRSEEWQRAGTWPKGQAANGAEVRYPWGNAFDPGKANIWTSNRGGTVAVDQFSSGATPNGVRQLVGNVWEWVDAQYALHADEGIEVQLDGTIAETRGGAFDSYFHSQATCQFRTGQPMLFRGANVGFRCCISACELPQADDQANPNERVSEL; via the coding sequence TTGACGATTACAACTCTAATCGCAGATGCCGTGGGCTTGCGAAAGTACCGCAGGCCCGTTGCTCTGGAGAATGCCAACAGCTTTCCCGATGTCTCCGCGGCCCCTTTGGATTCGCGACGGTTGATCCGGGATCGACGCTACTGCTGCGTGCTGTCCGGACAAGACGATCTGCCCTTTGACGAGGTGTCGTTGGGCTGTGCTTGGAAAGCGCTCGAGCACGAGATGGCGCTGGTCCCGGGAGGCACCGTCTTCCTGCACAGCGATACCGCCGTGGCAACGCCTTACGGTTTGGAATTGGTCCCCAACGAACTCCAGCCCGTAGGCGTGGAGTCGCTTTACATCGATCGTCATTGCGTTACCAACGCCGACTATGCCCGCTTTGTCGAGGCTGGCGGCTACAGCAATCCAATGCATTGGCCGGTCGAAGTGTTGCCGAACGTTCTGCAGTTCACCGATCGCAGCGGGCATCCTGGACCGGCCGGTTGGTTGAACGGCAAACCCGCGACGGATCGATTGAACCATCCGGTCGTCGGCATCAGTTGGTACGAAGCCAATGCCTATGCCAATTGGGTTGGCAAACGGTTGCCTCGAAGTGAAGAATGGCAGCGGGCGGGGACTTGGCCCAAGGGGCAAGCGGCCAACGGAGCCGAGGTCCGTTATCCCTGGGGCAACGCGTTTGATCCTGGTAAGGCCAATATTTGGACGAGCAACCGCGGCGGCACGGTGGCGGTTGATCAATTCAGCAGCGGAGCCACTCCCAACGGTGTCCGACAATTGGTCGGCAACGTTTGGGAATGGGTGGACGCACAGTATGCACTGCATGCCGACGAAGGCATCGAAGTGCAACTGGACGGCACGATTGCGGAAACGCGGGGCGGGGCATTCGATTCCTATTTTCATTCGCAAGCCACCTGTCAATTCCGTACCGGTCAACCGATGTTGTTCCGCGGTGCAAACGTTGGTTTCCGCTGCTGCATCTCGGCTTGCGAGTTGCCGCAGGCGGACGACCAAGCCAATCCCAACGAGCGTGTATCCGAGCTATGA